Sequence from the Xiphias gladius isolate SHS-SW01 ecotype Sanya breed wild unplaced genomic scaffold, ASM1685928v1 HiC_scaffold_1250, whole genome shotgun sequence genome:
GTCCATTCAGAAAATGACACAGCCACATTTTCAGCTGCCACTGTGTTGTCAGGTGATGGTGAGGTTGATCACGCCCCCCCATCGTATCCCCATCTGTTGGATACTGATGCAGAGTTAGACTACCAGTATGATCCAGCTGATACCTTCTTCCTGGTGAGTTCAGCCGCCTCTTTTcgtctccttcttcctcttctactactacttcttCCTCTCAAAGCTTCAGCAGCTTCCCAGCGCTCACAATTCCTGACTGGACTTTATACTCCTGCTATGGGAACAAAACTCAAACCAGCTTCTCAGTCTGTACTTGTTTCCCTGCTTCTCCTCTGTCTGACACCTGTatcctttttgttgttttgctttagAAACCCAAGCGAAACAACTGCTTCAGTTTGAGCTGCAGTGGTTGTGTAGATGGGTTGCAATTAAAGCACAAACAAGACTcttaataaaagaataaaaaaacaaggcaaCCCCCTTAACAGACATAATAAATTGATGGTAAACAGAACTATATCATTCCCTAATTTCTTCTAATGGGGGAATAGTAATGCAGCTATCTACAGCTTAGTGGCATTAAGGaaactaaatttccaaattTGGTGCCTCCCCAGTTGTAGTATCAAAAAAACATTCTAGGCATTCTAAAAACCGATTACAATGCATTCTAGgattgtatttttgtatatacaTAATAACTTATATAGTCACATTATATtatggtgacaaaatctgtccacagacacacacacacacacacacacacacacacacacacacacacacacacacacacacacacacagattcacaaggtgaaaaaaatacgAGCCACGCTGTCACCGCTGGTAACCAGAGAGTGAAGAAGAGAGAACTTGTGTATTTATACactgtttgcgtgtgtgtgtattggacAACAGGGGGACGAGGGCTCCTATGTAAGCTGGGGTTCCTCAGCTTGTCCGTGTGTGCAGAAGGTCCAGGGTTCATCACTGCTCCCTGTCAGAGTTGAGAGGAAGATCACTTTACTGGCCCACAACCTGCACCTCTATCAGGTacaacatacactcacacacacacacacacacacacacactctttcagcATCAACATAAGTCAGGAATGATTCTATTTGCCAGGCCAGTGATCTCTATATCAAACACAAGTCTTTTGTGTGTTCAGGACACAGAGCTGGactatgagtgtgtgttggtcaTTGAAGGGCAGACCGTGGTGGTGGACGCCTACGTGGAAACTGATGACATGAATCCATTCAACTTTGACATCACCTGTCAACTACACCAGGTCTGATAATGTGCAGTCACTCATTGTGACACATTGATGTTTCTAACTCTGATTTCTTATATTTTGACTGTGTAACAAGTAACAgtttagtgtttttctttaaattaaaccaTTGCTGTTTGTCCAGTATACATACTCAGCTCCAGTGGAGGAATACAATGCCATGGTGTATGTGAAGAGGAGGGACACCTTCCACGTGGACAGCTCCACTGATCTTTATGGTGAGGTTAAAGTTTTTCAAGtgttagattttattttactatattatattttattattttctttttttaaagcaaatctgctttttttgttctaaACATATGGCTCATAGTGTTTTATGGGTCTTTTCTCCAAAGATCCTACAACAACTTGACAACACCACTCTATagcaagacatttaaaaatagattgatggttttctctgtctgttgtgCTGTCAGTGACTCTGTACAACTGCTCTGTGGGCCGATCTGACTGCAGCCGCTGCTATACAGCTGACCAGAAGTATGGTTGTGTGTGGTGTGGCACTGCTCAGGCCAGCTGCTTGTATTCAGACTCCTGCAGTGCACCCGTACAGCACACATGCCCTGCCCCTGTCATCCATTCAGTGAGTACAGACCTTTGACCTCTCACTTAGATCTTTACTTTGGGTGTGTGGGAGGCACATTATAAAAGATTTGAGATACTTATAGTCATGATGTATTTCAAATCAGAGCTGTTTCTTTACCATCAATTTTTCAAagttgaaactgaaataaattagGAATTACAAATGAATCATTAATAGAGAAGATACCCCTAACAtcccaaatatttattttcaactgAAGTATTTTTTGACTTGCCTCAGATTGAGCCGCTCTCCAGCCTTTTGGAGGGAGGCACCATGGTAACCATCTCAGGCTCCAACCTGGGCCAGAAGGCTGAAGACATACTTGAGTCTGTATCAGTAGCTGGGGTGGCCTGCACCGTCATCCCCAGCCTTTACGAGGTCTCGTCCAGGTACAGACCAgctgttgctattttttttattttaaggaaTTTGATAGAATTCAATGTGGACTGAGCAGGTTTTCTCAATAATTACTGTAGACCACTGAGCCCTTTCGGAACTTTGCTAATCTGTGAAAGGGAAAGTGTGTCATCTGATGTCCAGCTAAATTCAACATTGTCAGGATGCATGtgcgtttttaaaaacaaccatCCCAAGTGTGATGTCTGTCTTCCAGGATTGTGTGTAGGACCAAAGccagtggaggagagaaggtgGGCCATGTCTCTGTTAAAGTGAGTGGAGGAGAGTTTGGCCTGTCCAGCCAGACATTCAGCTACCAGGTAATTTAGATgaaatttaaatactgtattagATTAAGTTTTGTTGACCTGTGTAAATGGGGTTGTTCCAGCAGCAAATATCTTTTAACTTACGGCAAACAttggaaacaaattaaaaaaaaaaaaaaaaaaaaaaaacatcaaaatcccTGAGACATACAGTTATGAcacatgatatatatatatatatatatatatatatatatatatatatatatatatatatacatatatatatatatatatatatatatatacatatatatatatacatatatatatatatatatatatatatatatatatatacatatatatatatatatatatatgtatatatatgtgcatatatatgtgtatatatatatgtatgtatgtgtatatatgtatgtgtgtatatgtgtatgtatgtatatatgtatgtatgtgtatatatgtatgtatgtatgtgtatgtgtatatatgtatgtatgtatgtgtatgtatgtatgtatatatatgtatgtatgtatgtgtatatatgtatgtatgtgtatatatgtatgtatgtgtatatatgtatgtatgtgtatatatgtatgtatgtgtatatatatatgtatgtatgtatgtgtatgtatgtatgtatgtgtatgtatgtatgtatgtatgtatgtatgtatgtatgtatgtatgtgtatgtatatgtgtatgtatgtatgtatgtgtatatatgtatatgtatgtatgtatgtatgtatgtgtgtatatatgtatgtatgtgtgtatgtatgtgtatatatatgtatgtatgtatgtatgtatgtatatatgtatgtgtatatatgtatgtatgtgtgtatatatatatatatgtgtgtatatatgtgtgtatatgtgtgtgtatatatccgtgtatgtatatatatatgtatatatatgtgtatatatatccgtgtatgtatatatatgtgtatatgtgtgtgtatgtatatatatatatatatgtgtatatatgtgtatatatgtatgtatgtgtatatatgtatgtatgtgtgtatatatatatatatgtgtgtatatatatatgtatgtatgtatgtgtgtgtatgtatgtgtgtatgtatgtatgtatgtatgtatgtatgtgtatgtatgtatgtgtgtatgtatgtatgtatgtatatatgtatgtatgtgtgtgtatatatatatgtatgtttgtatgtatgtatgtgtatgtatgtgtatgtatgtatgtatgtgtatgtgtatgtatatatgtatgtgtgtatatatatatgtatgtatgtgtgtatatatatatgtatgtatgtatgtatgtatatgtgtatatatgtatgtatgtatgtatatgtgtgtatatatatgtgtatgtatgtgtgtgtgtatatatatatgtatgtatgtatatatgtgtatgtatatatgtatgtgtgtatatatgtgtatgtatgtgtgtatatatatatatatgtgtgtatatatgtgtgtgtatatgtgtgtgtatatatccgtgtatgtatatatatatgtatatatatgtgtatatatatccgtgtatgtatatatatatatatgtgtgtatgtatgtatatatatatatgtgtgtatatatatatatatatgtgtatgtatatatatatatgtgtgtatgtgtatatatatatatatatatatgtgtgtgtatgtatatatatatatgtatatatgtgtgtatgtatgtatgtatgtatatatatatgtatgtatgtgtgtatatgtgtgtatatatatatgtgtgtgtatgtgtgtgtgtgtttgtgtgtgtatatgtgtgtgtatatgtgcatatgtgtatgtatgtgtgtatgtatatgtgtgtatatatatgtgtgtgtgtatgtatatgtgtgtatatatatatgtgtatatgtatatgtgtatatgtgtgtatatatatatgtgtatatgtgtgtgtatatatatatgtgtgtgtgtatatgtatatgtgtatatgtgtgtgtgtatatatgtatatgtgtatatgtgtgtgtgtatatatatatatgtgtatacgtgtgtgtatatatgtatatgtatatacgtgtgtgtatatatatgtgtatatgtgtatacgtgtgtgtatatatatgtgtatacgtgtgtgtatatatatgtgtatatgtatatacgtgtgtgtatatatatgtgtatgtgtatatacgtgtgtgtatatatatgtatatgtgtgtgtgtgtgtatgtatatatatgtgtgtgtgtgtatatatatatgtgtatgtatgtgtgtatgtatatatatatatatatgtgtgtgtgtgtatatgtgtatatatatatatatatatgtgtgtgtatatgtgtatgtgtgtatatatgtgtgtatatgtgtatgtgtgtatatgtgtatatatgtgtgtatatgtgtatatatatgtgtgtatgtgttatatatatatgtgtatatatgtgtatatgtatatatatatgtgtatatgtgtgtatatgtatatatatatatgtgtatatatgtgtgtatgtatgtatatatatatatatgtgtgtgtgtgtatatatatatatatgtgtgtgtatatgtgtgtatgtatatatatatatatgtgtgtgtgtatatgtgtgtgtatgtatatatgtgtatatatatatgtgtgtgtatatgtgtgtatgtatatatatatgtgtgtatatgtgtgtatgtatatatatatatatatatgtgtgtgtatgtatatgtgtgtatgtatatatatatgtgtatatgtgtatgtatatgtgtgtgtatatatatatgtgtgtgtatatatgtatatatatatatgtgtgtatatgtgtgtatgtatatatatatatatatgtgtgtgtatatgtgtgtatgtatatatatatatgtgtgtgtatatgtgtgtatgtatatatatatatgtgtgtgtgtatatatgtgtgtgtatgtatatatatatatatgtgtgtatgtatatatatatatatatgtgtgtatgtatatatatatatatatatgtgtgtgtatatgtatatatatatatatgtgtgtatatgtatatatatatatatatgtgtgtatatgtgtatgtatatatatatatatgtgtgtatatatatgtgtatatatatatgtgtgtatatgtgtgtgtgtgtatatatgtgtgtatgtatatgtgtatgtatgtgtgtatatatatgtgtgtatatatatatgtgtgtatatatatgtgtgtatatatatatgtgtgtatatatatatgtgtatatgtgtgtatatatatatgtgtatatgtgtatatatatatgtgtgtgtatatgtatatatgtgtatatgtgtgtgtgtatatatatgtatatgtgtatatgtgtgtgtgtatatatatgtatatgtatatgtgtatatgtgtatatgtatatagtgtgtgtatatatgtgtatatgtatatatatgtgtatatgtatatatgtgtgtatatatatgtgtatatgtatatatgtgtgtatatatatgtgtatatgtatatgtatatatgtgtgtatatatgtgtatatgtatatgtgtatatgtgtgtatatatatgtatgtgtatatatatatgtgtgtgtatatatatatatatgtatatgtatgtgtgtatatgtgtgtatgtatatatatatatatatatatatatatatatatatatatatatatatatatatatgtgtgta
This genomic interval carries:
- the LOC120787183 gene encoding plexin-B1-like, which produces SENDTATFSAATVLSGDGEVDHAPPSYPHLLDTDAELDYQYDPADTFFLGDEGSYVSWGSSACPCVQKVQGSSLLPVRVERKITLLAHNLHLYQDTELDYECVLVIEGQTVVVDAYVETDDMNPFNFDITCQLHQYTYSAPVEEYNAMVYVKRRDTFHVDSSTDLYVTLYNCSVGRSDCSRCYTADQKYGCVWCGTAQASCLYSDSCSAPVQHTCPAPVIHSIEPLSSLLEGGTMVTISGSNLGQKAEDILESVSVAGVACTVIPSLYEVSSRIVCRTKASGGEKVGHVSVKVSGGEFGLSSQTFSYQ